In the Pseudothauera hydrothermalis genome, one interval contains:
- the mpl gene encoding UDP-N-acetylmuramate:L-alanyl-gamma-D-glutamyl-meso-diaminopimelate ligase produces MHIHILGICGTFMGGVALLARAAGHTVTGCDANVYPPMSTQLAEQGIGLTEGYDPAQLDLAPDMFVIGNAISRGNPLLEAILDRGLPYVSGPQWLAEHVLAGRWVLAVAGTHGKTTTTSLLAWMLEDAGLAPGFLVGGVPKNFGLSARLTDSPFFVIEADEYDTAFCDKRSKFVHYRPRTLILNNLEFDHADIFPDLAAIETQFHHLVRTMPRSARIVANATEGALRRVLARGLWSELEWFEDAAGWSSAAGDDDSQAAFYLGGQELGRVSMPLAGRHNRANALAAIAAARHVGVPPQQAIASLARFAGIKRRLEAVGEVGGVTVYDDFAHHPTAIALTIEGLRRRQPAGRILAVLEPRSNTMKLGVMKAELPGSLAQADKVYCYTHGLSWQAEETLAPLGERVRCDADLDALVAAVSGEALPGDHVLVMSNGGFGGVHGKLLDALAARFAVRGG; encoded by the coding sequence ATGCACATCCACATCCTCGGCATTTGCGGCACTTTCATGGGTGGTGTGGCCTTGCTGGCCCGTGCGGCCGGACACACGGTGACCGGCTGCGATGCCAACGTTTATCCGCCGATGAGCACTCAACTGGCCGAGCAAGGCATCGGACTGACCGAAGGCTACGATCCGGCGCAGCTCGATCTGGCGCCGGACATGTTTGTGATCGGCAATGCCATCTCCCGCGGTAACCCCTTGCTGGAGGCGATTCTCGATCGGGGGCTGCCTTATGTATCCGGGCCGCAATGGTTGGCCGAGCATGTGCTGGCCGGTCGGTGGGTGTTGGCGGTGGCCGGCACTCACGGCAAAACCACCACCACCTCGTTGCTGGCCTGGATGCTGGAGGACGCCGGCCTTGCGCCCGGTTTTCTGGTAGGCGGCGTCCCGAAAAATTTCGGCCTCTCTGCCCGGTTGACCGACTCGCCTTTCTTTGTGATCGAAGCCGACGAATACGACACCGCTTTTTGCGACAAACGCTCCAAGTTTGTGCATTACCGACCGCGAACCCTGATTTTGAACAACCTGGAGTTCGACCACGCTGACATTTTTCCCGATCTGGCGGCCATCGAGACGCAGTTCCATCATCTGGTGCGCACCATGCCGCGCAGCGCTCGCATCGTTGCCAATGCCACCGAAGGTGCGCTCAGAAGGGTTCTGGCGCGCGGCCTTTGGTCGGAACTGGAATGGTTCGAGGACGCCGCCGGGTGGTCGAGTGCGGCAGGCGACGACGACAGTCAGGCGGCGTTCTATTTGGGCGGGCAGGAGCTGGGCCGGGTCAGCATGCCGTTGGCGGGCCGTCACAACCGCGCCAACGCGCTGGCCGCCATCGCTGCTGCGCGTCATGTCGGGGTGCCGCCGCAGCAAGCCATTGCCAGCCTGGCGCGCTTTGCCGGCATCAAACGTCGGCTGGAGGCAGTGGGTGAGGTGGGCGGTGTCACCGTTTATGACGATTTTGCCCATCACCCGACGGCGATTGCGCTGACCATCGAGGGGCTGCGTCGCCGCCAGCCCGCAGGGCGTATTTTGGCGGTCCTGGAACCGCGCTCGAACACCATGAAGCTGGGTGTGATGAAGGCCGAGCTGCCCGGCAGCTTGGCGCAGGCCGACAAAGTTTATTGCTACACCCATGGCCTGAGTTGGCAGGCTGAGGAAACCCTTGCGCCGCTGGGCGAGCGGGTGCGCTGCGATGCCGACCTGGATGCCTTGGTGGCCGCAGTAAGCGGCGAAGCCTTGCCTGGCGACCATGTGTTGGTCATGAGTAACGGCGGCTTCGGTGGCGTGCATGGCAAGCTGCTCGACGCGCTGGCAGCGCGTTTCGCGGTGCGCGGCGGATAA
- the aroQ gene encoding type II 3-dehydroquinate dehydratase, translated as MTRPKRSQKDSAQRPDAARILVLHGPNLNLLGTREPQIYGHTTLADIHAAMAARARAENVIVESFQSNHEGQLIDRVQAAASEGIGFIVINPAGYTHTSVALRDALAAVSIPYVEVHLSNIHAREPFRQHSYFSDRAAGVICGLGAYGYMAALEYALSRLRDAQH; from the coding sequence ATGACGCGCCCAAAACGCAGCCAAAAGGACTCAGCCCAGCGGCCTGACGCAGCCCGCATACTGGTTCTTCACGGCCCCAATCTCAACCTTCTCGGCACGCGCGAGCCGCAGATTTACGGCCACACCACGCTGGCCGACATCCACGCCGCCATGGCTGCGCGGGCACGTGCCGAGAATGTCATCGTCGAGTCGTTTCAGAGCAACCACGAAGGGCAACTCATCGACCGGGTCCAGGCCGCTGCATCCGAAGGGATCGGCTTCATCGTCATCAACCCGGCCGGCTACACCCACACCAGCGTCGCCTTGCGTGACGCCTTGGCGGCGGTGTCGATTCCTTATGTCGAGGTGCATCTGTCCAACATCCACGCCCGCGAGCCCTTCCGGCAGCACTCTTATTTTTCCGACCGGGCGGCCGGTGTCATCTGCGGGTTGGGCGCATACGGCTACATGGCCGCGCTCGAGTACGCCCTGTCGCGGCTGCGGGACGCACAACATTAA
- a CDS encoding TlpA family protein disulfide reductase — protein MKRPLQLALVALVAVAAASAGYLTSRHRQPSVATTGVSPDAGATLLGLTLPDLAGQPQTLAQWQGKVMVVNFWATWCPPCRKEIPDFAAVSQKLATAPVQFVGVSIDAADKVRAFQAEHTVPYPLLIGTAQTLQLAADLGNPAQALPFTVILDRAGRIAHIKLGTLNADELEGKIRALLPAPGA, from the coding sequence ATGAAACGTCCGCTGCAACTCGCCTTGGTCGCGCTGGTCGCCGTGGCCGCGGCCAGCGCAGGCTACCTCACCAGCCGTCACCGCCAACCATCCGTAGCAACCACTGGCGTCAGCCCGGATGCGGGTGCAACACTGCTCGGGCTGACCCTGCCGGATCTGGCCGGCCAGCCGCAAACGCTGGCCCAATGGCAAGGCAAGGTGATGGTGGTCAATTTCTGGGCCACCTGGTGCCCGCCCTGCCGCAAGGAAATTCCCGACTTCGCCGCGGTCAGCCAAAAGCTCGCCACTGCGCCGGTGCAGTTCGTCGGGGTGTCGATCGATGCCGCAGACAAGGTCCGCGCCTTCCAGGCCGAACATACCGTGCCCTATCCGCTGCTGATCGGCACTGCGCAGACCCTGCAGCTCGCAGCCGATCTCGGCAATCCGGCGCAGGCGCTGCCCTTTACGGTGATTCTGGATCGCGCCGGGCGCATCGCGCACATTAAGCTGGGCACCTTGAACGCCGACGAACTCGAAGGCAAAATCCGCGCACTCTTGCCCGCCCCTGGCGCCTGA
- the pglZ gene encoding BREX-3 system phosphatase PglZ, translated as MTYLSKDNVAHRSTLLADRILKEFPSDLARLWIVADPDNVLLDEQVLAGLRERGFEVLSFEDSIAFRAEYEERYRAAWEAEEANAPSALVIQVRDSSTAELPWDYLRQARKVSLSLAELFPKLSYTVLRQLGSEILPLLFEVQARHATQAMGEAATKEFVLTHIYRVSPHLITRPEDLWRELLRLHYRETLLPQTLAEHIQQVLADRPVFANSPIAELFSNRSFALRVVQDAWYRYLNKLGLIGRRTAEPVAPDYIPQLDIPFEHHDIRVIIDSMFLDGTLHPLAIQGVPVSLPEWAKAGVVQDPAAMRNLVLEGIKSLSEELPGATSSHRDWTHFARRLGEVISRFHSLDAARAEGLKADMKDLVARADSELQTWVQAHYADLPSLPAAKGPVMVHQVPRYLAMRRANGEEKIALVVFDGLAVDQWTQIRENLIEHAPRLMFDENACFAWLPTLTSISRQALFSGLRPREFAEHIETTSKEPQHWTRFWQDQGLRANEILYRKAIKRTDELPELQELLSNPALKVAGLVVDTVDEIIHGAVLGKRGVAAQINSWCESGFVDRLFAMLLDEGFHIYLTADHGNAEAVGIGRPNQGVASELRGERVRTYRSETMIAETATAIPDSFRLDIAGLPANFMPLFAGERGAFVPKGDQVVVHGGMSLEELIVPFVKVSYVN; from the coding sequence ATGACGTATTTATCCAAAGATAATGTCGCGCATCGCAGCACACTGCTGGCTGATCGGATTCTGAAGGAATTCCCATCCGACCTGGCCCGGCTGTGGATTGTGGCGGACCCGGACAACGTGCTGCTGGACGAGCAGGTGCTGGCCGGACTGCGTGAACGCGGCTTCGAGGTGCTGTCGTTTGAGGATAGCATCGCCTTTCGGGCCGAGTATGAAGAGCGCTACCGTGCCGCCTGGGAGGCTGAGGAGGCCAATGCACCCAGCGCCCTGGTCATTCAGGTGCGCGATTCCAGCACTGCGGAGTTGCCCTGGGATTACTTACGCCAGGCGCGCAAGGTCAGCCTGTCGCTCGCAGAGCTATTCCCAAAGCTGAGCTACACGGTACTCAGGCAGCTGGGTAGTGAGATCCTGCCGTTGCTGTTCGAGGTGCAGGCGCGCCACGCGACGCAGGCGATGGGCGAAGCCGCCACCAAAGAATTTGTGCTGACGCACATCTACCGGGTAAGCCCCCACTTGATTACCCGACCAGAGGATTTGTGGCGTGAGCTGCTGCGGCTGCACTACCGTGAGACGCTGCTCCCTCAGACCCTGGCCGAGCATATTCAACAGGTATTGGCTGACCGGCCGGTGTTCGCCAACAGCCCGATTGCCGAGCTGTTCTCCAACAGAAGTTTTGCGCTGCGTGTGGTGCAGGACGCCTGGTACCGCTACCTGAACAAACTGGGACTGATCGGCAGACGCACGGCGGAGCCGGTAGCGCCGGACTACATACCGCAGCTCGACATTCCCTTCGAGCATCACGACATCCGCGTAATCATTGATTCGATGTTCCTGGACGGCACGCTACACCCGCTTGCCATTCAGGGCGTGCCGGTCAGCTTGCCGGAATGGGCAAAAGCCGGCGTAGTGCAGGACCCTGCGGCGATGCGCAACCTGGTGCTGGAGGGTATCAAGAGCCTCAGTGAAGAGCTGCCTGGCGCTACATCGTCTCACAGGGATTGGACCCACTTTGCCCGGCGCCTAGGCGAAGTGATCTCGCGTTTCCACAGTCTGGATGCTGCGCGCGCAGAAGGCCTGAAGGCGGACATGAAGGATCTGGTGGCACGCGCCGACAGTGAGCTGCAAACCTGGGTTCAGGCGCACTACGCTGACTTACCTTCCCTGCCCGCTGCCAAGGGGCCGGTAATGGTGCATCAAGTACCGCGCTACCTGGCAATGCGCCGAGCTAACGGTGAGGAAAAAATTGCGCTGGTCGTCTTCGACGGGTTGGCTGTCGATCAGTGGACACAGATTCGCGAAAACCTCATCGAGCACGCGCCACGTCTGATGTTTGATGAAAATGCCTGCTTTGCCTGGCTGCCCACCCTGACGTCCATTTCCAGGCAGGCGTTGTTCTCCGGCCTGCGCCCACGGGAGTTCGCCGAGCATATCGAAACAACCTCAAAAGAACCTCAGCATTGGACCCGGTTCTGGCAGGACCAGGGATTACGTGCCAACGAGATCCTCTATCGAAAGGCGATCAAGCGCACTGATGAGCTGCCGGAGTTGCAGGAGCTGCTCTCGAATCCTGCTCTGAAAGTCGCCGGCCTGGTGGTGGATACCGTGGATGAAATCATCCACGGCGCCGTGCTCGGCAAACGCGGTGTGGCTGCACAGATCAACAGCTGGTGTGAGTCGGGGTTTGTTGATCGGCTGTTTGCGATGCTGCTCGACGAGGGCTTCCACATCTACCTGACGGCCGACCACGGCAATGCAGAAGCTGTGGGTATTGGCCGCCCAAACCAGGGGGTTGCCTCGGAGCTGCGTGGCGAACGGGTGCGCACCTATCGCAGTGAAACCATGATTGCCGAGACAGCAACTGCAATACCGGACAGCTTCCGTCTCGATATCGCAGGCCTGCCGGCCAACTTTATGCCGCTTTTTGCAGGAGAGCGCGGAGCCTTTGTTCCGAAGGGTGACCAGGTAGTGGTCCACGGTGGCATGTCCCTGGAAGAACTTATCGTGCCCTTTGTGAAAGTGAGTTACGTCAATTGA
- a CDS encoding DEAD/DEAH box helicase: MTRRPNDYTIGDWCWFVRQATPCRVVERQDVWGEVAYRVWLPAKNTVVRARAQDLDDLAAVRPAVEQILHTAASAKLLDALEDNLLLAPIQSSVVPLPHQLYALNRAMSRDRIRYLLADEVGLGKTIEAGLILRELKLRGMVRRVLVVAPKGLIRQWQAEMRLHFGEHLRFIEATELAAFRAWRAEGTQNDDNLWAMHDQVIVSLDSVKPIEGRRGWSLEQLNSYNRERFEDLVSAGWDLVIIDESHRMGGSTDQVARYKLGAALAEAAPYLLLLSATPHQGKTDQFLRLMQLLDREAFVDEGSIHRDRVQPFVIRTEKRSAINADGQPLFKPRSTRLQAVAWQARHTAQKQLYDAVTDYVRHGYNQAMAAKQRHIGFLMILMQRLVTSSTAAIRATLERRQALLDAPQPQANLFDNVDLDEWAELDGQSQLDVALQASNWEQEKAEVEMLLDLARETERQGTDAKAEALLELIYKLQQEENDPELKVLVFTEFVPTQAMLAEFLESRGFSIALLNGGMDLEARTRAQQAFSRDVRVLISTDAGGEGLNLQFCHVIVNFDMPWNPMRLEQRIGRVDRIGQAHVVRAINFVLEDTVEHRVREVLEQKLEIIAQEFGVDKAADVMDSVEVEPLFDELFVYGLQDPESIDKECDAVINQVREKVAASRADTDLLTDDHPLEAVESQKWRDHPAQYWLERAVTTGLPTRGGAAEQSDHAWRLTWADGSESFPVCFDARTAEQNPEMEWITLEDPRARALIGDLPRCVAGQPLPVVQVTGLPDTVQGTWSLWSVSLAASNSSANFTRRRFLPVFVTDDGRSFVPTAKRIWDLLLTEEVRLTADPDSEHAAALFEQSLTAAKGQGERLFSELLEEHRTWLAEERERARYAFESRFQAIGRIGLPAVREHRRKRLEAQHQARMADLAEAEACTPELNAVLILRIGSAGGAAA, encoded by the coding sequence ATGACACGGCGACCAAACGATTACACCATTGGCGATTGGTGCTGGTTCGTCCGGCAGGCGACGCCGTGCCGCGTCGTTGAACGCCAGGACGTGTGGGGCGAGGTGGCCTATCGCGTATGGCTACCGGCCAAGAATACGGTGGTGCGTGCCCGTGCGCAGGATCTCGACGATCTGGCAGCGGTGCGCCCGGCGGTTGAGCAGATCCTGCATACGGCGGCATCCGCAAAGTTGCTGGATGCGCTGGAAGACAACCTGCTGCTAGCCCCCATCCAGTCCAGCGTGGTGCCGCTACCCCATCAGCTGTATGCGCTGAATCGGGCCATGAGCCGCGACCGCATTCGCTACCTGCTGGCGGACGAAGTGGGCCTGGGCAAGACCATTGAGGCCGGCCTGATCCTGCGCGAGCTGAAGCTGCGCGGCATGGTGCGGCGGGTGCTGGTGGTGGCCCCCAAAGGCCTGATTCGTCAATGGCAGGCGGAGATGCGTTTGCATTTTGGCGAGCACCTGCGCTTTATCGAAGCCACCGAGCTGGCTGCCTTTCGCGCCTGGCGCGCCGAGGGCACCCAGAATGACGACAACCTCTGGGCCATGCACGACCAGGTGATTGTGTCACTGGACTCGGTCAAGCCCATTGAAGGCCGTCGGGGCTGGAGCCTGGAACAACTCAACAGCTACAACCGCGAGCGTTTCGAAGACCTGGTTTCCGCCGGCTGGGATCTGGTGATCATTGATGAGTCCCACCGCATGGGTGGCAGTACCGACCAGGTCGCCCGCTACAAGCTGGGCGCCGCTCTGGCCGAAGCGGCGCCCTACCTGTTGCTGCTGTCCGCTACGCCACATCAGGGCAAGACCGATCAGTTTTTGCGCCTGATGCAGTTGCTAGACCGCGAAGCCTTTGTTGATGAAGGCAGCATTCATCGTGACCGGGTGCAGCCTTTTGTTATCCGCACCGAAAAGCGGTCCGCCATCAATGCCGATGGCCAGCCCTTGTTCAAGCCGCGTTCCACGCGGTTGCAGGCGGTTGCCTGGCAGGCACGGCACACGGCGCAGAAGCAGCTGTATGACGCAGTCACCGACTATGTGCGCCACGGCTACAACCAGGCCATGGCCGCCAAGCAACGCCACATCGGTTTTCTGATGATCCTGATGCAGCGGCTGGTGACCTCCAGCACCGCAGCCATCCGTGCCACGCTGGAGAGACGACAGGCCTTGCTGGATGCGCCACAGCCACAGGCCAACCTGTTCGATAACGTGGACCTGGACGAATGGGCAGAGCTTGACGGGCAGTCACAACTCGACGTGGCGCTGCAGGCCAGCAACTGGGAGCAGGAAAAGGCCGAAGTCGAGATGCTGCTTGATCTGGCCCGGGAAACCGAGCGGCAAGGCACCGATGCCAAGGCCGAAGCGCTGCTGGAGCTGATCTACAAGCTGCAACAGGAAGAGAACGACCCCGAGCTGAAGGTGCTGGTGTTCACCGAGTTTGTGCCCACCCAGGCCATGCTGGCCGAGTTTCTGGAAAGCCGCGGGTTTTCCATTGCCCTGCTTAACGGCGGCATGGATCTGGAGGCGCGCACCCGCGCCCAGCAGGCATTTTCCCGCGATGTACGTGTGCTGATCTCCACCGACGCCGGCGGTGAGGGCCTGAACCTGCAGTTCTGCCATGTGATCGTGAACTTCGATATGCCCTGGAACCCGATGCGCCTGGAGCAGCGAATCGGCCGCGTTGACCGCATTGGCCAGGCCCATGTGGTGCGCGCCATCAACTTCGTGCTGGAAGACACGGTGGAGCACCGGGTGCGCGAAGTGCTGGAGCAGAAGCTGGAGATCATTGCCCAGGAGTTCGGCGTCGACAAAGCCGCCGACGTGATGGACTCCGTGGAAGTCGAGCCGCTGTTTGATGAGCTGTTTGTGTATGGCTTGCAAGACCCAGAATCCATCGACAAGGAGTGCGATGCGGTCATCAATCAGGTACGCGAGAAAGTGGCCGCGAGCCGTGCCGATACGGATCTGCTGACCGACGATCACCCGCTGGAAGCGGTTGAGTCCCAGAAATGGCGGGACCACCCGGCGCAATACTGGCTGGAGCGTGCGGTAACAACCGGCCTGCCCACCCGTGGCGGCGCAGCGGAGCAGTCAGACCATGCCTGGCGTTTAACCTGGGCGGATGGCAGTGAATCTTTCCCTGTCTGCTTCGATGCGCGAACCGCTGAGCAGAACCCTGAGATGGAATGGATCACGCTGGAAGATCCCCGAGCCCGTGCGCTGATCGGCGATCTGCCGCGCTGCGTGGCCGGACAGCCGCTGCCGGTCGTACAGGTAACCGGACTGCCTGACACCGTGCAGGGCACCTGGTCACTGTGGAGCGTGAGCCTGGCTGCTTCCAACAGTTCTGCCAACTTCACCCGGCGTCGCTTCCTGCCGGTCTTTGTTACTGATGATGGGCGCAGCTTTGTCCCCACGGCCAAGCGGATCTGGGATCTGTTGCTGACCGAAGAGGTGCGCCTGACAGCAGACCCAGACAGTGAGCATGCAGCCGCACTCTTTGAGCAATCGCTGACGGCAGCCAAAGGTCAGGGTGAGCGGCTGTTCTCCGAGCTGCTGGAAGAGCACCGAACCTGGCTTGCCGAGGAACGTGAGCGCGCCCGCTATGCCTTTGAGTCGCGCTTTCAGGCCATTGGCCGAATCGGTCTGCCTGCCGTCCGCGAACACCGGCGTAAGCGCCTTGAAGCCCAGCATCAGGCCCGTATGGCGGATCTGGCGGAAGCAGAAGCCTGCACGCCAGAGCTGAATGCCGTGCTGATACTGCGCATTGGCTCGGCGGGAGGTGCCGCAGCATGA